The DNA region GCGAGCGGCCGTCCGGGCGATCGATCCCCGGACGGTCAGCCCAGGACCAGCGGCACCGCCGGCGCCGCGCCGCCCGCTCCCGCCGCCCGCGCCAGCGCGGCGCGCTCCTCGGCCGTCGCCGCGCGCCGCCCGGTGCCGACCAGCAGCGCGTCCCGGTCCGACCAGGCCGCCGGGTAGGCGGCCCCGGCGATCTCCTCCAGCATCGCGCGGGACCGGGCGAGCCCCTCGGCCGGCGGTTGCGCCGCGTCCGGCAGGTGCGCGACCAGGTCCAGGTGGTGCAGCGTCCACTCCATCACGTACGCGCCGAGGTAGTCGGCCACCGTCAGCACCTCGTCGCGGGTGCCCACCAGCCCGGCCGGGTCGGCGAGTTCGGCGGCGCGCCCGGCGGCGGAGCCGACGTCGTCCAGGTGGAACGCCAGCAGCCACGGCTCCTGGTAGGCCGCGGCCAGCCGTACGGTCAGCGCGTCGAGCGGATCGTCGCCGGCCGGGGGCGTCCGCGAGACGTTCCAGTACGTCACGGCGGTGCGCGTCGGCTTCCCGTCCGCGGGGGTGGCGAGGGTGATCAGGACGTCCTGGGCGTCGATGACCAGATGGCACACCAGGTCCCGGACCAGCCAGCCGGCGCACCCGGACGGCCGCTCGAAGTCGGCGTCGGCGAGGTCCTTCACCGCCGCGCGCAGCGCCGCCCAGGTCTGCGTGAAGAGCTCCATCCGGGCACGCTACCGGCACGGCGGGACGGGGGCGCGGGCGGACGCGGCCGGAGCGCGGGCGTGGCGTCGGCCGTGTGCGGCGACGGGCCGGGAGCTGCCGGCTACGCGCCGAGGTCCACCTCCGCGATGCGTTCGATCAAGCGGTCGCGGAAGCCCGGGTTGTGGGCGGAGAACTCCTGGGCGCGCGACGCCCAGGCCGGGTGGCCCAGCACATGGTCGACAGCCGCGGCGGCGCGGCCGTCGGCGGCGCCGAGGTCGGCCGCGCCCACGAGGTCACGGACCGCGGCCGCCGCGACGGCCGCGGGCGCCTTCTGGTCCGCGAGGCTCGCGAGCAGGGCGGGCAGGCCGCCGTCCCGGTACGCCGCGCGGCACGCGTCCAGCCACTGCGCCGACCACTGCCGCCGGGCCCCGCGCGGATCGTCGATCAGCGGCCGGAACGTCGGCTCCAGTGCCCAGCGCAGCCGCCTGAGCCATTCGTCCGGATCGCCCGCGAGGTGCGGATACTCCGCGACGAAGTGCCGCCACTCGTCGTCCGGGGACATGTCCGCCGTCACGTCCGGCGTGACCGGGGTGCCCGCGTAGTACGGGTCCGCGGCGATGAACACCGCGCCCAGGGTGGCGTAGTCGAGCGTGCAGTGCTCGGCGAGCAGCACCGCGTCGTACAGGTCCTTGCCCTGCGGGTGCATGTCCTGGGCCAGCCACACGAGCTTCCAGGCGAGGGAGAGTTCGGGCGTCGCGCCGAGCAGCCGCACGCCCGCGACCGTCGTCGTGACCGGCTCGACGGGCAGCAACTCGTTGAAGACGACGTCGAGTTGGACGATGCCGCCCGGGGTGCCCTGGCAGGTCCAGGGCAGCACCAGCCGGCGGCCGGGCACGCGGTCGTACGTCCAGATGTCCTCGCTCACCGCGTCGCGGGCGTCGAACCGGACGGCGGGGCGTGCGGGCTCGGCGGCCGGGGAGTCCGGGTCGCCGGGGGAGTCCGGGTCGCCGGGGGAGTCCGGGCCCGCCTCGGCGGCGGCGGTGGCAGCCGTGCGCTCGGCCGACCGCGCGATGTCCCGCAGGAGTTCGCCTGTGCGGTCCTCCTCGATCCGCCAGTCCCGGGGCACGACCACGAAATCCAGGTCCTTGGGCTCGCGCGCGGCCGCGCCGAACCACTCCGCGAGCAGCACGCTGCCGCGCAGCACGAGGTGGTCGCGCCAGGGCGAGCCGGCGATCGCGGCCAGCACGAGATCCATGGCGGTGCGGCGCGCCCTCCGCCACGCCGCCCGCGCCTGCCGGTCGGCGAACTCCGGGTCGCTCGTGCGGTAGGCGTGGGAGCGGTGCTTGAGCGCGGGGTCGAAGACGAAGCGCTGCCGGGCCGCCGCGTCCTCGATCCGGCGGAACGTGCGCGGCAGCCCCAGCCGGTCCAGCTCCGCCTCGGACAGCGGCGTGCGCGGCACCTCGACCCCGCTCACCCGCAGCGTCTCCCCGTACTCGCTCACCGCCCCGCCACCTCCTCGCGCCGCGCCGCCACGATCCACCCCTCGTCCACGGCGGTGTCGCTGTCGTACACCACGAACTCCTGCTCCACCTCGGCGATGTGCACGCCGAGGTCTGCCAACGCCCGCCGCAGCGCCGCCAACCGGCCCCGCGCGGTGGGCAGCCCGACGCCGTGGCAGCGCTGCGTGACGAACCGCTGCTCGCGCCCGGCCGGTCCGGCGACGCGGCGCGCGTTCCACGACACGTGCGCGTCGTGGGCCACCGCGACGGCGGTGAGCGTGGCCAACGGGCTTACGCCGGGGGAGCGTTGTCCGTCACGCGCGGCGGCCCCCGGCCCCGGCCCCAGCCCCGGCCCCGCGTCGAGCAGCACCTTCACGTGGTGCTCGAAGTAGCGCGGGGCGGTGCCATCGGCCGCCGTCCCGGGGCCGCAGCGGAGGGCCCACGCCCGCGCCTCCTCGTCGGAGCGCGGCACCGCGGGGTCCCACGGCGGGACCTCGATCTTCACCCGCACCGGCACGAATCCCGCGGCCCGCAGGTCGTCCGCCGCCGCGCGGCAGATCCGCACCTGCTCCTCGTACGGCCCGCATCCGCCCAGCGTGACCATCGGCTGCGACGGCACGCGCCCGCGCGCCAGCACGATGTGCGCGCACTTCCACCCCCGCGCCGCGGCCCACCGCTCCAGCCGCCCGACCTGCGCGTCCCCACCGTCGCAGCGCACGGTGACGTGCGCCTCGAACTCCCCCACCCTCATGCCCCGATGATGCCAAGCGCTCCCCGCGCACGCGAAACGACTTATCCCCGCCGCCCGGGCGACGAGCGGCGGGGCCGCCTCGCGGGCGGGTGGTCAGTGCCTGCCCGCGAACCGTCCCGCCTTGACGTCGGCGAGGAACGCGGTCCAGGCGTCCGTGTCGAAGGTCAGCGCGGGGCCGTGGGGGTCCTTGCTGTCGCGGACGGGGATCACGCCGAGGACGCCGTCGCCGACCTCCACGCACTGCCCGCCGTTGTTGCTGCTGTGACTGCTCTTCCGCCACGTGAGCGTGTGCTCGCCGTTCATGTGCTCATTCCTCCTCTTGGGACGGACAGGGCACACGGCCCCGCTGCCCGAGCCGGGGAGCGGGGCCGTTCGTGGCCGGTGGTCAGCGGGCTGCCGGGAAGCGGCCCGCCTTGACGTCGGCGACGAATGCGGTCCAGGCGTCCGCGTCGAAGGTCAGCACGGGGCCGTGGGGGTCTTTGCTGTCGCGGACGGGGGTCACGCCGGGGATGCCGTCGCCGACCTCCACGCAGTCGCCCCCGTTGGTGGAGTAGGTGGACTTGCGCCACTGTGCGGGAAGATCGCTTGCGCTGGTCATGCTGGAAGTCCCTTCAAATGCTGCCGGATGCGATCGGCGGATGCATCGGGCGACAGGGCGTAGCTGTTGAGTAGATCATAGGCGCGTTGCCCCGCTGCCACCTCCGCCGCGTCCAGCGCAGTCCTGCCCTGAAGGAACGCGTCCACGTACAGCACGTCCGCGCCCTGGTCGAAGCTGAGCAGCGTGAAGGGTCCGGCGAGACCGGGATGCGCGGCCACATCCTCGGGCAGCACCTGGATGACGGTGCGGGGATGCCGCCCGGCAACCAGCAGCCGTTCGAGCTGTGCCCGCATGACCGCCGGGCCGCCCAGCTTCCGTCGCAGTGCCTGCTCGTCGATGATGAACCAGGTGCGCGGGGGAAGTCCGCGCCCGAACACGTCCTGGCGCGTCATCCGCGCGGCGACCAGACCGTCGAGGTTGTCCAGCCGCTCGGGCGTCAGCATCGCACGCGCGTAGTCCTCGGTCTGGAGGAGCGCCGGGATGATCTGCGGCTGGAAGGACCGAATCGACGTCGCCTCACGCTCCATCTCGACGTACGGCAGGAACCAGCTCGGGTACGCGTACCGGACGACCAAGGGGTAGAACTCGCCGAAGAAGTCCGTGCCGAACGCGCGGTCGAGATCGGCGGCGAGATCCTTCGTCGGGACGCGCTTCGCGTTCTCCAAGTAGCTGATCATCGCTCCCGTGGTGAAGGCCCGCCGCGCGCTCTCCTCCTGCGACCACCCGCGCAGTTCGCGCTGCTTCTTCAGGTGACGGCCGAAGAAGGCCAGCAAGCTCTGGTTCGGCTCCGGCCGGCCGTTGTCGCTCTCCATCGGCACGTCGGGTCCCCTCTCCTCTTAACTCTCGGCCTGTTAAGGCTCGCCCTCTGTTGATCGTAGTTCGCAGTGCGCAAGCTTGTGTGCGGAAGGTCAGGACTCGATCACGGAGAGAGCAGGCGCACCATGCAGGCAACGGCGGAGGACGTCGCGACGTCCACGGAGATCGTGACCCGGCGGTGGCCGCAGCGCCCGGCGGCCGTGCGCGGGGCGAGGCGGCTGCTGCGCAGTACGCTCCTCGGCTGGGACCGCGCGCAGCTCGTGGACGACGCGGAGTTGGTGCTCTCCGAGCTGCTGGCGAACGCGGTCGTCCACGCCCGGGTCGCCGGGGCCACCGTCGAGACGCGCTTCGCGGCGCTCGGTCCCGCGGCCGTACGGGTCGAGGTGTGCGACGAGGACAGCCGCCATGTGCCCCGGCTGCGCGCGGCGATGCCGGGCGACCAGCGCGGGCGCGGCCTGCAGATCGTGGACGAGCTCACGGAACAGCGCTGGGGCTACGAGTGGCGCACGGACGACGCCGGGGCCGCCACCGGAAAGGTGGTCTGGGCTCACCTCGGCAGGCTGCGGCCGCTCTGACCTTTCCCGGGCCCGGTCGCCCGACCCGGCCCCCGAGTCACTCCCGACACCCGACGCCCGACAGACGAAGGACGAGAAGAAACCATGGGTATTCCGCAGAGCCGGAGCAGCGAGAGCGTCGCGGAAGGCCGCGTACCGGTCGTGTGCGAGGCGTCGACCTACGTACCGCCCGCCGTGAGGGCCGAGTCGGCGAAGGCGTATCTCGAGGTGAACCCCAGCCTCATCGCCGACGACCTGATGTGCCACCTGGAGGCGCACGCCGAGGGATCGCACTTCGCCATCGTCTACGACCACCTCGCCGGACCCGACGCCGGTGCCATCTGGACCAGTTGGGACGAGGACTTCCCCGCCGCGTTCTTCCTCCGCCCCGACTGCACGAGCGTCTCGCCGCAACAGGGCGTCCCCTGCGGGCACTTCGCCGCCCACCCCGGCGTCTGCTCGTGGCGGACCGAGAACCGGCGGTGAACCGGCCCGCCGGACGGCGGGGTCGGTCCCGGGAGCTTCGTCGTCGCACGCGAAGGGACGATGATCGGCCGGGTCCTGCTCAGGCGGGCCACCGGGCACCGCCGCCCGGTCGCCGACGGGAAGAGGGCGGCCCGGCCCCCGGCAGCGGGCGCGGATCGGGCCTGCGACGACGGCGGAAAGGCACGGAGTCAGGAACGGCGTCAAGGAACGGCGTCACGGCACGGCGTCACGGCATGGCGTGGACGTCCGCGCACGCGGGCCCTCGGGAGTTCGCAAGCGCTGTCCCGGGCCGGCGGTCGGCGCGGTGCTGCCGGCGGTAACGACCGGCCGAGATCCCGAACTCGCGCGTGAAAGCGTTGGCGAAGGCATAGGCGGAGCCGTAGCCGCTGCGCTGCGCTGCGCCACGGTGGACAGCGGGACGTCGGTCGTCTGGAGCAGGCGTGCCGCCACGGTGAGCCGCCACCACGTCAGATAGGTGAGCGGCGGCTGCCCCACCATGGCGGTGAACCTGCGCGCGAAGGCGGCGCGGGACAGGCCCGCGTGAGCGCCCAGCGACTCAACGGTCCAGGGATCGCCGGGGCGTTCGTGCACGGCACGGAGCGATCGCGCGATCACCTCGTCGTCGAGGGCCACGCACCAGCCGGTGGCCCGCAGGCCCGCACGTTCGGCCAGGCAGGCCCTGATCAGATGCACCAGGAGCACGTCGAGCAGCGCGGGAAGCACCAGGTCCCTGCCGTGCATCCGTTCGCCCAGTTCGCCGAGCAACAGGTCGATCGACGCCTGGAGACCCCGGTAACGGTCCGGCCGCGCCGGAAGACCCACCAGATCGGCGAGGTCCTGGAACAGCGGGTGCGGACGGGCCCGCTCAAGACGGTAGGCGCCGGACAGGAACCGGGCAGTGCCGTCGGCGGCGTTCACGAGTGTGTGCGCGGTCCCGTGCGGGAGCAGAACGGCGTCCCCCGGTCGCAAGGTGATGACCGCTTCGTCCGGCGCCGTCACCCGGAGGCGTCCCGCGGCGCCCACGTAGAACCGGGCACCCTCGAAGGCCGACACCTCCTCCTGCCACGACGGGGCCGCCGCTTCCAGGGACAGGGCGGGGCGCCCCACGCGCATGGTGCAGATCACGTCGCTGACCACGTCCATCGCCTCATCCTCCCTCGTCCGCCCCCGCCGGGTCAGGTGCCCGAGAACGGCGCCCATCGCTTGATCGCGAGCGAGCCGTGCGACCGCACGACTTCGGCGGCGCCCGCTCCGCTCAGGTGCGCCTGGCACGACCAGGCTGTTCGTCGCGGCGGCCTGCTCCAGGACGCGACGCCGGGACCGGGCGGCCTCGGCCTGGTCCTCGCTCAGGCAGGTGTCGTGATCGGGTTCCACCATCTGCAACGGGGTGTGGACCAGGTCGCCGACGAACACGGCCCGGTCGCCGCCGGAATCCAGCCACAGCACCGTCGAACCGGGTGTGTGACCGGGGGCGCGTTCAAGGACCAGGTCCTTCCCCATGCGGTGACTGTCGCCCTCCCACAGCACGGCCTGACCGGCCCGATGGACGGGCAGCACGCTGTCGTCGAACGTGACCCCGGAGCCGGCGGCGGACTGGAACGGCGACGTCGGCACGTGGCCGTTGGCGGGGTTCCAGAAGTCGAAGTCGGCCCGGCTGATCAGATACCGCGCGTTGGGGAACGTCGGCACCCACTCGCCGTCGACCAGCCGGGTGTTCCACCCCACGTGGTCGTTGTGCAGGTGGGTGTTGACGACGAGATCCACGTCCTCCGGCCGCACCCCGGCCGCCGCCAGACGGTCGAGGAAATCGCCGTCGCGCTCGTTGAACACCTCAACCTCGCGTTGCTTGTCATTGCCGAGGCCGGTATCGACCAGAATGGTGCGGCCCTCGCTTCGCAGCACCCAGGTCTGCACGGTCGCCTGCCACGCACCCGTCGTGGGGTCCAAAAAGTCGGGCGCCAGCCAGGATTCGTGCCGGCGCCACAACTCACCGGGCACGGACGGGAACAGCACATCGGTGGTGACGAACGCACCCTGCCACTCGACCACCCGCGAGACCTCGACATCACCGAGAACGATTTTCTTCACCCCTTCACCGTAGGAAGGGGCGGTGAGACACGAAATGTTCCGGGGTCTCTCCTTTTTAAGGCAGCGTCTCGCGGGAGCTTGGTACGTCATCGGTGGCCGAAAACGGACCACGTCCGCCATGCGCGCGCGAATGCGGGGCAGACACCGGGTGGCAGACGGTCTGCCCGCCGGTTCCGGCGTCCTGCGGTGAGGGGGAGTCGTGGCGACTCGCGACGGCGCGGCGCGTGACGCGCGCGAGGAGGCGCGGCAGCGGCCGACCGCGGGTGCGCAGCCGCGCACCGGCAGGGAGGCCCGCGTCCACCGCCGCGTCGGGCGCGCCGTCCTCGCCGGCTTCCGGTTTGCCCGGACACTGGGCCGGGCGTTCGCCGCGGCCTGGGACATGGACGCCACCGAGCGGGCCGCCGCCCTCACGTACTACGCCGTGCTCGCGCTCTTCCCCGCGGTGCTCATGACGTTCGCGCTGATCGGCCTGGCCGGCGGGCCCTCCGACAACAGCCTGTCCGCCGAGGTGACCGCGCTGCTGCCCGCCCAGTCGCGGGCCACGGTCGCCGGCGCGCTGGACCAGATGGCCGCCGACCACTCCGCGACGGCCTCGCTCGCCGCGCTCAGCGGATTCGGCGCGGCCTGGTCCGCGTGCAGCTACGCCGCCGTCTTCCGCCGCGCGCTGCACCACATCCACGGCGTGGACGACCACCGCCCGGCCTGGCGCACCGCGCCGCGCATCCTGCTCACCTCGCTGACGCTGCTGGTCCTGCTGGTCTGCGCGGCCGTCCTGCTGGTCGTCAGCGGCGAACTCTCCCGCCGCGCCGGGCACGTGCTGCACATCGGCGGGCCGCTGGTGTCCGCGTGGCGCTCGCTGCGCTGGCCCCTGCTGCTGGTCGTGGCCGGCGTCCTGGTGCTGCTGCTGTTCCGCTCCGGGCCGCGCGGCACCCGCTCCCTGCGCGCCATCGCACCCGGCGGCGCGGTCGCGGTCGGGCTGTGGCTGCTGGCCTCCGCCGGCTTCGCCGTGTACGCCGCGCGGATGGGCACCTACCACCGGCTGTACGGGCCGCTGGGCGGCACGGTGGCGTTCCTGGTCTGGCTGTGGCTGTCCAACCTCGCGCTGATGATCGGCGCGCACTTCAACGCCGAGCACACCAGGGCGGTGGCGCGACGCGACGAACGCGAGCGGGACACGTCAGCGCCGCGGAAGGCGAGTTCCGCGAACACGGCGTCCGCGAAGGCCGGGTCCGCGAAGACGGCGTCCGCGAAGGCCGGGCCCGCGCAGTCCGGTCCGGCGAACGCCCCTTCCGCGGGCTGAGCCCGCCCCGCCCGCGCGGGGCGCGGCCGTCGCGCGCCCCCGCCGTTTCGCCCGTGCCCCGCTCCTTGACGCGCCCACGTCCGGGCGCGCAGCATGTGGGAGCGCTCCCATAGGGTGCTGTGCCGGGGCCCTATGGGAGTGCGATCCCCCCACTCCTCGTTCTCCCTGGAGGACGCGTGTCCAGCATCCGCAGACCGTTCCCCCGTCGCCGCGGGGACGCCCCCGCCGCACCCGATCACCCTCCCCGCCCGCACCGGCGGTCCCGCCGCCTGCTCGCCGTCGCGGTCGCCGCGCTGCTGCCGCTCGTCGGCGTCGCGGCGCAGGGGGCCGCCCGCGCCGCGTCGGCCCGGCCCGCCGCCGCGTCCTCGTACAACTACGCCGAGGCGCTCCAGGACTCCATGCTGTTCTACGAGTCGCAGCGCTCCGGCGCGCTGCCCGCCGACAACCGGGTGAGCTGGCGCGGCGACTCGGACCTCGCCGACGGCAAGGACGTCGGCCTGGACCTCACCGGCGGCTACCACGACGCGGGCGACGAGGTGAAGTTCGGCTTCCCGATGGCCTTCTCGATGACCATGCTCGGCTGGGGCGGCATCGACGAGGCGCCGGGCTACGCCGCCTCCGGCCAGAGCGCGTACCTGCTGCGGAACCTGCGCTGGGGCGACGACTGGCTGCTGAAGGCGCACCCCTCGGCGAACGTCCTCTACGGCCAGGTCGGCGACGGCTCCAGCGACCACGCGTTCTGGGGCCCGGCCGAGGTCAACCCCGAGCCGCGCCCGGCCTACAAGATCGACGCGTCCTGCCCCGGCTCCGACCTGGCCGGCGAGTCGGCCGCCGCACTGGCCTCGTCCAGCATGCTCTTCGCGTCCTCCGACCCCACGTACGCCGCGAAGCTGCTGACCAACGCCAAGCAGCTCTACACCTTCGCCGACACCTACCGCGGCACGTACGACAAGTGCATCACCGCGGCCCAGGGCTACTACAACTCCTGGAGCGGCTACTGGGACGAGCTCGTCTGGGGCGCCCTGTGGCTGTACCGCGCCACCGGTGACAGCGCGTACGTCGCCAAGGCCGAGACGTACTACGCCCAGCTGCCCAAGATGCAGCAGACCAGCACGCCCGAGTACAACTGGACGCTGGCCTGGGACGACAAGTCCTACGGCGACTACGTGCTGCTGGCCGAACTCACCGGCAAACAGGTCTACATCGACGACGCCGAGCGCTGGCTCGACTGGTGGACGACCGGCGTGAACGGGCAGAAGGTCGCCTACTCGCCCGGCGGCGAGGCGTTCCTCGACACCTGGGGATCGCTGCGGTACTCCGCCAACACCGCGTTCGCCGCACTGCAGTTCGCCTCCTGGCTGAGCGCGCAGGGCAAGGACGCGGCCAAGGTGTCGACCTACCGCGACTTCGGCGCGCGGCAGATCGACTACATCCTCGGCGACAACCCCCGCCACGAGAGCTACGAGATCGGGTTCACCAACTCCGGCGCGAACAGCGCCTGGCCGCAGAACCCGCACAACCGCACCGCGCACGGCTCGTGGGACCAGTCGATGAACGACCCGGCGGCCACCCGGCACCTGGACTACGGCCTGCTCGTCGGCGGCCCGGGCTCGGCGGACGACGGTTTCTCCGACGAGCGCTCCAACTACGGTGAGACGGAAGGCGCGCTGGACTACAACGCGGGCTTCTCCGGCGCGCTCGCCGCGCTGACCGCGAGCTACGGCGGCACGCCGCGAGCGAACTTCCCGCCGAAGGAGACGCCCAACGGCCCCGAGGAGTACATGCAGGCGGCGGTGAACACCGCGGGCACGAACTTCTACGAGATCAAGGCGCAGGTGGTCAACACCTCCGGCTGGCCGGCCCGGCACCTGCTGCACGGCTCCTTCCGCTGGTACTTCACCCTGGACCCGGGTGTCGACCCCTCCCAGGTCGTCCTCAGCTCGCCGTACAACCAGTGCTCCGCGCCCACCGGTCCGACCCGGCTGTCCGGCGCCGTCGCCTACGTGACGATCAGCTGCGAGGGCCAGGACATCGCCCCGGCCGGGCAGTCCGCGTACCACCGCGAGGTGCAGTTCCGGCTCACCTTCCCCGGCGCGCACAACCCGACGGCCGACTGGTCCTACGCGGGCGTGGCCACCACGCCCGGCGCCGCGCCGGTCACCGTCGACCACGTCGTCCTCTACGACGGCGCCACGCAGGTCTGGGGCACCGCCCCGAGCGGCGACGGCGGCACCGCGGGCGGCACGAGTGCGGGCACGACGGCGGGCACGTCGTCGGGCACCTCCTCGGGCACCTCGTCCGGGACGAGTTCGGGCACGTCGTCCGGCACGACCGCCGGAACCACCACCGGCACGACCTCGGGGACGTCCTCCGGCGCCACCACCGGCGCCTCCGGCGGGACGTCGTCCGGCACGACGACCGGCACGACCGCTGGAACCACCACCGGCACGACCTCGGGGACGTCCTCCGGCGCCACCACCGGCGGGACCGGGACGCCGCCCGCCGTGGGATGCCGGGTCACCTACACCGTGTCGAGCCAGTGGTCCGGCGGCTTCCAGGCGGACGTCGCGGTGGTCGACACCGGCACGAGCACGGTCAACGGCTGGACGCTGACCTGGACCTTCGGCGGCGACCAGCACATCGGCAACGCGTGGAACGGCACCGTCACGCAGTCCGGCCAGAACGTCACCGCGCACGACGCCGGCTACAACGCCTCGATACCGCCCGGCGGCGGCGTCGACGTCGGCTTCACCGCCACCTACAGCGCGAGCAACGCCGCGCCGCACGGCTTCGCGCTCAACGGAACCGCTTGCACGACCAGTTGACCGGCGCCGCTCCGGGCGCCGCCCGCCCGGAGCCCCGTCCCGTCCCCGACCGCTCGGCCGCCGCACCCGTACCGCGGCGGCCGAGCCCCTTTCTCACAGCCGCATCACCAGCAGCGACACGTCGTCCTGCTGGCCGCTCGGGTCGGCCAGCCGCGCCAGCAGCGCGTCCGCCAGGTGCTCGACCGGCCGGTCGCGCAACGCGCCCGCCGCCTCGGCCAGTCGACCGAGCCCCACGTCGAGGTCCTCGCCGCGCCGCTCCACCAGCCCGTCGGTGTACAGCACCAGCGTGTCGCCCGGCCCGTACTCCACCGTGGCCTGCGGGCGCGGCACATGCTCCAGCCGCACGCCGAGCGGCGGATCGGTGGCCTGGTCGAGGAACTCGTGCCGGCCGTCGGCGCGGACCAGCAGCGGCGGCACGTGGCCCGCGTTGCTGTACGTCAACAGCCGGCTCTCCGGGAAGAGTTGACAGGCGAACGTGGTGGTGGCGAGCGCGCTCTCATGGGACCGCGCGTACAGCCCGAGCGTCTGCAGCGCGCTGTTCGGCCCGTCCGAGACGCGGACCGCGGCGCTCAGCGCACTGCGTAGCATGCCCATGATGCTCGCGGCGGCCACCCCGTGGCCGACCACGTCGCCCACCGTCAGCGCGAGCCGCCCCTCGGGCAGGTCGACCACGTCGTACCAGTCGCCGCACGCGTTCAGCCCCTCCAGCGCCGGCCGGTAGCGCACCGCGATCTCCGGGTGGACGGCCAGGTCGGGCGTCTCCAGCATGGCCCGCTGGAGCGCCAGCGCGGTGTCGTGGACGACCGCGGTCGACTCCTGCAACCGGCGGTTGGCACGCTGCAACTCCTGTGCATGCAGGAAGAGTTCGGCGTACGGCGCCTCGGCGTCCGGGTCCGTGCCGCTGCCCGGGTCCCGGCGCTCCTCGCGGACGAAACCGGTCACGTCCTCGATCCGGTGGATGATCAGCTCCACCCGGCCGTCGGGGCCCTTCACCGGCTGGTTCACCACGTTCCACCAGCGCGGCTCGAAGCTCCGGGAGTCGCCCGACCGCGGGATGGCGAACCGGTGCAGCATCAGCAGGCTCGCCCGGCCGGAGACCAGCACCGTCTCCAGCGAGCGGCGCTGCACCTCCGCGCCGTGCGAGGTCGGCTCCTGCGGGTCGGGCGGGAACGCGTCGAAGAAGTTGCGCCCGATCAGCGAGTCGGCGGAGCGGCCGGTCACCTCGCGGTACGCGTCGTTCGCGGTGACGATCCGCAACTGCCGGTCGAGGACCACACAGGCGACCGGCACGGCGGCGAACAGCGCGGCGTAGTCGATCCCGTCGCCCGCTCGCTGCTCCACCTCGGCCCCGCTCTCCTCGTCCCGTACGCCCGCCCGGCCGCGAGCACCCCGACCCGCGGCCCCGCCGGCCCCGCCGGCCTGCCCGGCCGCTGTGATCCGCCCGACCGCCGTGATCCGCCCGGGGCCCGCCTCCGGCCCACCCTGCCGTGGCCCGGCGCACGCGGCGCGCGGCACGCGGCTCACCCCGACAGCGGTCCGCCCGGTCGGCGGAACGCGCCACCGGCCCCCAGGGCTCCGGCGCGGCCCCTGGCGTCCCGCGTCCGGCGTGGGCGTCGCCGGAAAGCGGGCCTGGCGCGGCCCCCGGCGGGGTCCCCCCGGGCCCTCGCGGTGGTGCGGGCGGTTCGTCGGGCAGCAGCGCGACCCCGCGGCCCGCGGGGGCGCGGGCGGGCGCGAGGGGCCGGGCACAGCGCCTCGACCGAACCGGCCGCAGGCCCCG from Actinacidiphila sp. DG2A-62 includes:
- a CDS encoding YihY/virulence factor BrkB family protein; protein product: MATRDGAARDAREEARQRPTAGAQPRTGREARVHRRVGRAVLAGFRFARTLGRAFAAAWDMDATERAAALTYYAVLALFPAVLMTFALIGLAGGPSDNSLSAEVTALLPAQSRATVAGALDQMAADHSATASLAALSGFGAAWSACSYAAVFRRALHHIHGVDDHRPAWRTAPRILLTSLTLLVLLVCAAVLLVVSGELSRRAGHVLHIGGPLVSAWRSLRWPLLLVVAGVLVLLLFRSGPRGTRSLRAIAPGGAVAVGLWLLASAGFAVYAARMGTYHRLYGPLGGTVAFLVWLWLSNLALMIGAHFNAEHTRAVARRDERERDTSAPRKASSANTASAKAGSAKTASAKAGPAQSGPANAPSAG
- a CDS encoding DUF397 domain-containing protein: MNGEHTLTWRKSSHSSNNGGQCVEVGDGVLGVIPVRDSKDPHGPALTFDTDAWTAFLADVKAGRFAGRH
- a CDS encoding ATP-binding protein, with the protein product MQATAEDVATSTEIVTRRWPQRPAAVRGARRLLRSTLLGWDRAQLVDDAELVLSELLANAVVHARVAGATVETRFAALGPAAVRVEVCDEDSRHVPRLRAAMPGDQRGRGLQIVDELTEQRWGYEWRTDDAGAATGKVVWAHLGRLRPL
- a CDS encoding nucleotidyl transferase AbiEii/AbiGii toxin family protein, with protein sequence MSEYGETLRVSGVEVPRTPLSEAELDRLGLPRTFRRIEDAAARQRFVFDPALKHRSHAYRTSDPEFADRQARAAWRRARRTAMDLVLAAIAGSPWRDHLVLRGSVLLAEWFGAAAREPKDLDFVVVPRDWRIEEDRTGELLRDIARSAERTAATAAAEAGPDSPGDPDSPGDPDSPAAEPARPAVRFDARDAVSEDIWTYDRVPGRRLVLPWTCQGTPGGIVQLDVVFNELLPVEPVTTTVAGVRLLGATPELSLAWKLVWLAQDMHPQGKDLYDAVLLAEHCTLDYATLGAVFIAADPYYAGTPVTPDVTADMSPDDEWRHFVAEYPHLAGDPDEWLRRLRWALEPTFRPLIDDPRGARRQWSAQWLDACRAAYRDGGLPALLASLADQKAPAAVAAAAVRDLVGAADLGAADGRAAAAVDHVLGHPAWASRAQEFSAHNPGFRDRLIERIAEVDLGA
- a CDS encoding AraC family transcriptional regulator — its product is MGAVLGHLTRRGRTREDEAMDVVSDVICTMRVGRPALSLEAAAPSWQEEVSAFEGARFYVGAAGRLRVTAPDEAVITLRPGDAVLLPHGTAHTLVNAADGTARFLSGAYRLERARPHPLFQDLADLVGLPARPDRYRGLQASIDLLLGELGERMHGRDLVLPALLDVLLVHLIRACLAERAGLRATGWCVALDDEVIARSLRAVHERPGDPWTVESLGAHAGLSRAAFARRFTAMVGQPPLTYLTWWRLTVAARLLQTTDVPLSTVAQRSAAATAPPMPSPTLSRASSGSRPVVTAGSTAPTAGPGQRLRTPEGPRARTSTPCRDAVP
- a CDS encoding maleylpyruvate isomerase N-terminal domain-containing protein; its protein translation is MELFTQTWAALRAAVKDLADADFERPSGCAGWLVRDLVCHLVIDAQDVLITLATPADGKPTRTAVTYWNVSRTPPAGDDPLDALTVRLAAAYQEPWLLAFHLDDVGSAAGRAAELADPAGLVGTRDEVLTVADYLGAYVMEWTLHHLDLVAHLPDAAQPPAEGLARSRAMLEEIAGAAYPAAWSDRDALLVGTGRRAATAEERAALARAAGAGGAAPAVPLVLG
- a CDS encoding DUF397 domain-containing protein — its product is MTSASDLPAQWRKSTYSTNGGDCVEVGDGIPGVTPVRDSKDPHGPVLTFDADAWTAFVADVKAGRFPAAR
- a CDS encoding helix-turn-helix domain-containing protein, yielding MESDNGRPEPNQSLLAFFGRHLKKQRELRGWSQEESARRAFTTGAMISYLENAKRVPTKDLAADLDRAFGTDFFGEFYPLVVRYAYPSWFLPYVEMEREATSIRSFQPQIIPALLQTEDYARAMLTPERLDNLDGLVAARMTRQDVFGRGLPPRTWFIIDEQALRRKLGGPAVMRAQLERLLVAGRHPRTVIQVLPEDVAAHPGLAGPFTLLSFDQGADVLYVDAFLQGRTALDAAEVAAGQRAYDLLNSYALSPDASADRIRQHLKGLPA